The following coding sequences are from one Luteimonas sp. S4-F44 window:
- a CDS encoding D-tagatose-bisphosphate aldolase, class II, non-catalytic subunit has product MHALLELVARHTRGDAAGIPSICCAHPLVLEAALRHARRHALPLVLVEATCNQVNQDGGYTGMTPADFVAFVGGIAERVGVDPARIALGGDHLGPNPWTALEAEAGMVKAETMVAAYVAAGFRKLHLDCSMACADDPVPLPEATIVKRAVRLCRAAEAAHAQAGGEPPVYVIGTEVPVPGGATEAIEGLAVTAPEAALATIDAHRDAFAAAGLQAAWTRVIASVVQPGVEFDHHQVIDYVPAAARALSAAIEQVKGLVFEAHSTDYQTPDALAALVRDHFAILKVGPGLTFALREALWALDAIEREWIAPDRRAQLRETALARMRAEPGHWQRYYHAQGEALTIDLQYSLSDRIRYYWPDPAIEAACQQLFANLRQSPPPMPLVSQYLPQALRALRADRAPLDPAALVMAHIAIALDDYHHACVPDAQP; this is encoded by the coding sequence ATGCACGCCCTGCTCGAGTTGGTCGCCCGCCACACGCGTGGCGACGCCGCCGGCATCCCCTCCATCTGTTGCGCCCATCCGCTGGTGCTGGAGGCCGCGCTGCGCCATGCCCGGCGCCACGCCCTGCCGCTGGTGCTGGTCGAGGCGACCTGCAACCAGGTCAACCAGGACGGCGGCTACACCGGCATGACCCCGGCCGACTTCGTCGCTTTCGTCGGCGGCATCGCCGAGCGGGTCGGCGTCGACCCGGCGCGCATCGCGCTCGGCGGCGATCACCTGGGGCCCAATCCCTGGACCGCGCTCGAGGCCGAGGCGGGGATGGTCAAGGCCGAGACGATGGTCGCCGCCTACGTCGCCGCGGGCTTCCGCAAGCTCCACCTCGACTGCTCGATGGCCTGCGCCGACGATCCGGTGCCGCTGCCCGAGGCGACGATCGTCAAACGCGCGGTGCGGCTGTGCCGCGCGGCCGAGGCCGCGCATGCTCAGGCCGGCGGCGAGCCGCCGGTCTATGTGATCGGCACCGAAGTGCCGGTGCCCGGCGGCGCGACCGAGGCCATCGAGGGCCTGGCGGTGACCGCGCCCGAGGCCGCGCTGGCGACGATCGACGCCCACCGGGACGCGTTCGCGGCCGCCGGTCTGCAGGCGGCGTGGACGCGGGTGATCGCCTCGGTGGTGCAGCCGGGCGTGGAGTTCGACCACCACCAGGTCATCGACTACGTGCCGGCGGCCGCGCGCGCGCTCAGCGCCGCGATCGAACAGGTCAAGGGCCTGGTGTTCGAGGCGCATTCGACCGACTACCAGACCCCGGACGCGCTGGCCGCGCTGGTGCGCGACCATTTCGCGATCCTCAAGGTCGGTCCCGGCCTGACCTTTGCGCTGCGCGAGGCGCTGTGGGCGCTGGATGCGATCGAGCGCGAGTGGATCGCGCCGGACCGGCGTGCGCAGCTGCGCGAGACCGCACTGGCGCGGATGCGCGCCGAGCCCGGCCACTGGCAGCGCTACTACCACGCCCAGGGCGAGGCGCTGACGATCGATCTGCAGTACAGCTTGAGTGACCGCATCCGCTACTACTGGCCGGACCCGGCGATCGAGGCGGCCTGCCAGCAGTTGTTCGCCAACCTGCGCCAGAGCCCGCCGCCGATGCCGCTGGTCAGCCAGTACCTGCCGCAGGCGCTGCGTGCGCTGCGCGCCGACCGCGCCCCGCTCGATCCCGCCGCCCTCGTGATGGCCCACATCGCCATCGCTCTCGACGACTACCACCATGCCTGTGTCCCCGATGCCCAGCCCTGA
- a CDS encoding HAMP domain-containing sensor histidine kinase → MPPTEAATGRPARVRERRYRRRLRSRIILSFVLLGLGLTTLFAFLTQEARDRVENTLVEDLMNRNIDEYARRYYVDPSRNPAAPVEQIRARVVKRDRFEELRYEQPDWYELGDGIHNLSGVDEDGTPFMYKLAVRKTPEEWFFLAYDMTETVRGATQFQRAIFGSVVIVSLLSALIGWWSAARVMSPVSELAKRLSRSGDSSRPQALAPHFPDDEVGQLASALDDYAFRLTEVVQRDREFNADVSHELRTPLAVIKGAVELLLSRPDLDEKTRTRLLRIQRAEQQCTDLISALLLLSREERGHGATDIGRVVEQLFDAHRPQLVGKPLVLRLEAEQPLVVDAPEAAVTVALGNLVGNAIKYTQKGEVVVRVHAHTVEVADSGPGLSAEDAARLFERGYRGTHAEHSQGGGIGLSIVRRLCDLYGWQVRVVPGAVRGVVATLSFRPD, encoded by the coding sequence ATGCCGCCAACTGAGGCCGCGACGGGCCGTCCGGCCCGGGTCCGCGAGCGTCGCTACCGGCGGCGCCTGCGCAGCCGCATCATCCTGTCGTTCGTGCTGCTGGGCCTCGGGCTCACGACCCTGTTCGCGTTTCTGACCCAGGAAGCCCGCGACCGCGTGGAGAACACGCTGGTCGAGGACCTGATGAATCGCAACATCGATGAGTACGCCCGGCGCTACTACGTCGACCCCTCGCGCAATCCCGCAGCGCCGGTCGAGCAGATCCGCGCGCGCGTAGTCAAGCGCGACCGCTTCGAGGAACTGCGCTACGAGCAGCCCGACTGGTACGAGTTGGGCGACGGCATCCACAACCTCAGCGGCGTCGACGAGGACGGCACGCCGTTCATGTACAAGCTGGCGGTGCGCAAGACGCCGGAGGAATGGTTCTTCCTGGCCTACGACATGACCGAGACCGTGCGCGGCGCGACCCAGTTCCAGCGCGCCATTTTCGGTTCGGTGGTCATCGTGTCATTGCTGTCGGCGCTGATCGGCTGGTGGTCGGCGGCGCGGGTCATGAGCCCGGTGTCGGAGCTGGCCAAGCGGCTCAGCCGGTCGGGCGACAGTTCGCGGCCGCAAGCGCTGGCGCCGCATTTTCCCGACGACGAGGTCGGGCAGCTGGCCAGTGCGCTGGACGACTACGCCTTCCGGCTGACCGAAGTGGTGCAGCGCGACCGTGAGTTCAATGCCGACGTCAGCCACGAACTGCGCACGCCGCTGGCGGTCATCAAGGGCGCGGTGGAATTGCTGCTGTCACGGCCGGACCTGGACGAGAAGACCCGGACCCGGTTGCTGCGCATCCAGCGCGCCGAGCAACAGTGCACCGACCTGATCAGCGCGCTGCTGCTGCTTTCGCGCGAGGAGCGCGGGCATGGCGCGACCGACATCGGCCGCGTTGTCGAGCAGTTGTTCGACGCGCACCGCCCGCAACTGGTCGGCAAGCCGCTGGTCCTGCGGCTGGAGGCCGAGCAGCCGCTCGTCGTCGATGCGCCCGAGGCTGCGGTCACCGTGGCGCTGGGTAACCTGGTCGGCAATGCGATCAAGTACACCCAGAAAGGCGAGGTGGTGGTGCGCGTGCATGCGCACACCGTGGAAGTCGCCGATAGCGGCCCGGGCCTGAGCGCGGAGGATGCGGCCCGGTTGTTCGAGCGGGGCTATCGCGGCACGCACGCCGAGCATTCGCAGGGCGGTGGGATCGGTCTGTCGATCGTGCGCCGGCTGTGCGATCTCTACGGCTGGCAGGTGCGGGTGGTCCCCGGCGCGGTACGCGGAGTCGTGGCGACCCTGTCGTTCCGGCCCGACTGA
- the mqo gene encoding malate dehydrogenase (quinone) encodes MKKFFKRVVGIVIVLAIAVGVFLYWPLFERAPPEPENAEPVDVVLIGAGIMSVTLATYLQELEPDWRIEIYERLDGVALESSDGWNNAGTGHSGFAELNYTPEREDGSIETARAVDIAEQFEISRQFWSHQVEAGRLGTPTDFINPTPHMSFVWGDDNIDYLRRRHAALSKEPLFHGMEFSQDPAQIARWAPLMMEGRDPAQRVAATWMPLGTDVNFGVITRQLTQALSRSPRFGLHLRHEVRKLQREDDGNWTVAVHDLSADRTRSVRARFVFVGAGGAALTLLQHSGIPEAANYGGFPVGGQFLATDNPAVTGRHDVKAYGKAEAGSPPMSVPHLDARRLDGKPVLLFGPFALQSTRFLKHGSWFDLFSSVNNHNVTGMLRVGAENRDLVGYLVQQAMLSDADRFAELQKYYPDAKPADWRLVTAGQRVQVIKRDPQKGAILQFGTEIVTDADGSIAALLGASPGASTSPKIMLDVLRRAYPERMDGAWRDRIHAIVPSYGQSLNTDVALTNRIRGMTSRALRLPYLEVPQAAVGDGQPPAANEELHGPDEGPDEAALDRRMQAL; translated from the coding sequence ATGAAAAAGTTCTTCAAGAGGGTCGTCGGCATTGTCATCGTGCTCGCGATCGCCGTCGGCGTGTTCCTGTACTGGCCGCTGTTCGAACGCGCACCGCCGGAACCGGAGAATGCCGAGCCGGTGGATGTGGTGCTGATCGGTGCCGGGATCATGAGCGTCACCCTGGCCACTTACCTGCAGGAGCTCGAACCCGACTGGCGGATCGAGATCTACGAACGTCTGGACGGGGTCGCGCTGGAGAGCTCGGACGGCTGGAACAATGCCGGCACCGGGCATTCGGGGTTCGCCGAGCTCAACTACACGCCCGAGCGCGAGGACGGCTCGATCGAGACCGCGCGCGCGGTCGACATCGCCGAACAGTTCGAGATCTCGCGCCAGTTCTGGTCCCACCAGGTCGAGGCCGGACGGCTGGGAACGCCCACCGATTTCATCAATCCGACCCCGCACATGAGCTTCGTCTGGGGCGACGACAACATCGACTATCTGCGCCGCCGCCACGCGGCGCTCTCCAAGGAGCCGCTGTTCCACGGCATGGAATTTTCGCAAGATCCGGCGCAGATCGCGCGCTGGGCGCCGCTGATGATGGAAGGCCGGGATCCAGCGCAGCGGGTGGCCGCGACCTGGATGCCGTTGGGCACGGACGTCAACTTCGGGGTGATCACCCGGCAGCTGACGCAGGCGCTGTCGCGCAGTCCAAGGTTCGGGCTGCATCTGCGCCACGAGGTGCGCAAGCTGCAGCGCGAGGACGATGGCAACTGGACGGTCGCCGTGCACGACCTGTCGGCCGACCGCACGCGCTCGGTCCGCGCCCGCTTCGTCTTCGTCGGCGCCGGCGGCGCGGCGCTGACGCTGCTGCAGCACTCGGGCATTCCCGAAGCCGCCAACTATGGCGGCTTCCCGGTCGGTGGCCAGTTCCTGGCGACCGACAATCCAGCGGTCACCGGGCGCCACGACGTGAAGGCCTACGGCAAGGCCGAGGCCGGTTCGCCGCCGATGTCGGTGCCGCACCTGGATGCGCGCAGGCTCGACGGCAAGCCGGTGCTGTTGTTCGGCCCGTTCGCATTGCAGAGCACGCGGTTCCTCAAGCACGGTTCGTGGTTCGACCTGTTCTCGTCGGTCAACAATCACAACGTCACCGGCATGCTGCGCGTCGGCGCCGAGAACCGCGATCTGGTGGGCTATCTGGTCCAGCAGGCCATGCTCTCGGATGCCGACCGGTTCGCCGAACTGCAGAAGTACTACCCAGACGCCAAGCCGGCCGATTGGCGCCTGGTCACAGCGGGGCAGCGCGTGCAGGTGATCAAGCGCGATCCGCAGAAGGGCGCGATCCTGCAGTTCGGGACCGAGATCGTGACCGACGCCGACGGTAGTATCGCGGCGTTGCTGGGGGCCTCGCCTGGCGCATCTACCTCGCCCAAGATCATGCTCGACGTGCTGCGACGTGCCTATCCCGAGCGCATGGACGGCGCGTGGCGCGATCGGATCCACGCCATCGTGCCCTCGTATGGGCAGTCGCTGAACACCGACGTGGCGCTGACCAACCGTATCCGCGGGATGACCAGCCGCGCGTTGCGCCTGCCGTATCTCGAGGTGCCGCAGGCTGCGGTCGGCGACGGACAGCCGCCCGCCGCGAACGAGGAACTGCACGGGCCCGATGAAGGCCCGGACGAGGCCGCGCTGGACCGGCGCATGCAGGCGCTGTGA
- a CDS encoding response regulator transcription factor has translation MHILVIEDNQDIAANLGDYLEDRGHTVDFAADGVTGLHLAVVHDFDAIVLDLNLPGMDGLEVCRKLRNDARKQTPVLMLTARDSLDNKLAGFDSGADDYLVKPFALQEVEVRLNALSRRGKGAHTRVLEVGELEYNLDTLEVRRQGKLLQLNPTALKILQSLMEASPAVVTRQELETRVWGEELPDSDSLRVHIHGLRAVVDKPFDPPYIQTRHGIGYRIAVPDAAN, from the coding sequence ATGCACATCCTCGTCATCGAAGACAACCAGGACATCGCCGCCAATCTCGGGGATTACCTCGAGGACCGCGGCCACACCGTCGACTTTGCCGCCGACGGCGTCACCGGCCTGCACCTGGCGGTGGTCCACGATTTCGATGCGATCGTGCTCGATCTCAACCTGCCTGGCATGGATGGCCTGGAGGTCTGCCGCAAGCTGCGCAACGACGCACGCAAGCAGACGCCGGTGCTGATGCTCACCGCGCGCGATAGCCTCGACAACAAGCTGGCCGGCTTCGACTCGGGGGCCGACGACTATCTGGTCAAGCCGTTCGCGCTGCAGGAAGTCGAGGTCCGTCTCAACGCGCTGTCGCGTCGCGGCAAGGGCGCGCACACGCGTGTGCTGGAAGTCGGCGAGCTCGAGTACAACCTCGACACCCTCGAGGTGCGACGTCAGGGCAAGCTGCTGCAGCTCAACCCCACTGCGCTCAAGATCCTGCAGTCGCTGATGGAGGCCTCGCCGGCGGTGGTCACGCGCCAGGAACTCGAGACCCGCGTCTGGGGTGAGGAACTGCCGGACTCCGACTCGCTGCGCGTGCATATCCATGGCCTGCGCGCGGTCGTCGACAAGCCGTTCGATCCGCCCTACATCCAGACACGGCACGGGATCGGCTACCGGATCGCCGTGCCCGATGCCGCCAACTGA
- a CDS encoding TonB-dependent receptor, giving the protein MKTVRPHRNPLFCSIALALVVPAGVSAQVQDAGDPAGPVDERIESLDAVIVTGVRGSLARAVELKRDAATVQDSISALELGKFPDDNVADSLSHITGVSISRTAGGEGQKVSVRGLGPEYTLTTFNGRLLATDGAGRDFAFDVLPSDVISGADVIKGAQSSLTEGAIGGLINLRSASPFDRTGQHGIVRVEGDRNQMSELNGRKFSATYSNTFADDTVGVLLGVVYGKRRDRTDIAGNDGGWTRNPDPTDETWFGNAWGGNIDPNGNGELDPEEYGLIAPGQFRAGSIIEEKKRRAFSGKLEWRPSDRFRLTVDGLTTRLDSPQVGYQQSYYPLFAPGRWSDITVQNGIVTGFTMDNPDPELRLNPELLNMTEHRVVDTDLYGANAQWQVNDDFTLTADVYRSTSKRYSGGQDSYVVLRMNQPNTARIDLSGAAMPNVRVDFDDGRSLADGFGTGTFGASDFNTHYMELRGDNIVDEITGGALGGELFVGRSVFDRLRFGVNVTDRKKSRDLINNTLNGGADYYSGDNAINVGDLGTGVISQSLAPPSFMSRVNAVFPRSFIAFDVPNYLGHLAQYDGRPRADGTPYDFANAAPQWNPLESYRVSEKTNAFYVQADFAGERWRGDVGMRVVRTDTTSQAWDAKILQIIENGAFNYTAVYDTPSVIEQKGDYTFYLPSANFIWSFTEDLQLRVGAAKTMARPPVDTLAPTNTTASVSWGEFTQIYGGNVDLQPYSAKQGDLSLEWYFTERSIFNVAVFYKRISNQITTSWEPGQDIGVGPIVDANGDPVSTGPTLFNVMRPINGDYAKVRGIEAGLQHFWDNGFGFRAQYTRNWARSWVGEFERPLEGIAPSVYSLGLMYEKGPWSIGATADHTDGFVTAINVLGEGYNEQADPITWLTAHASYAVNDRFTISLEGSNLLDDENTSSINGNPLLTQGYYRYGRSLTLGLSYRF; this is encoded by the coding sequence GTGAAGACCGTTCGTCCGCATCGCAATCCGCTTTTTTGCAGCATCGCGCTGGCGCTCGTGGTGCCGGCCGGCGTGTCGGCCCAGGTCCAGGACGCCGGAGACCCGGCCGGGCCCGTGGACGAACGGATCGAGTCACTCGATGCGGTGATCGTGACCGGTGTCCGCGGCAGCCTTGCGCGGGCGGTCGAGCTCAAGCGCGATGCGGCCACCGTGCAGGATTCGATCAGCGCACTGGAACTGGGCAAGTTCCCGGACGACAACGTCGCCGACTCGCTGAGCCATATCACCGGTGTCTCGATCAGCCGCACGGCGGGCGGCGAAGGCCAGAAGGTCAGCGTGCGCGGCCTGGGGCCCGAGTACACCCTGACGACGTTCAATGGCCGTCTGTTGGCGACCGACGGCGCAGGCCGCGACTTCGCATTCGACGTGCTGCCGTCGGATGTGATCAGCGGCGCCGACGTGATCAAGGGCGCGCAGTCGTCGTTGACCGAGGGCGCGATCGGCGGCCTGATCAACCTGCGCTCGGCCAGTCCCTTCGACCGCACTGGACAGCACGGCATCGTCCGCGTCGAGGGCGATCGCAACCAGATGTCCGAGCTCAACGGGCGCAAGTTCTCGGCGACCTACAGCAACACCTTCGCCGACGACACCGTCGGCGTGCTGCTCGGCGTGGTGTACGGCAAGCGCCGGGACCGTACCGACATCGCCGGCAACGACGGCGGCTGGACCCGCAATCCCGACCCGACGGATGAGACCTGGTTCGGCAACGCCTGGGGCGGCAACATCGACCCGAACGGCAACGGCGAACTCGATCCCGAGGAGTACGGCCTGATCGCACCCGGCCAGTTCCGTGCCGGCTCGATCATCGAGGAAAAGAAGCGGCGCGCGTTCTCCGGCAAGCTGGAATGGCGGCCCAGCGACCGCTTCCGGCTCACGGTGGACGGCCTGACCACGCGGCTCGATTCGCCGCAGGTCGGCTACCAGCAGTCCTACTACCCGCTGTTCGCGCCCGGTCGCTGGTCCGACATCACCGTCCAGAACGGCATCGTCACCGGCTTCACGATGGACAACCCGGATCCGGAGCTGCGGCTCAACCCCGAACTGCTCAACATGACCGAGCATCGCGTGGTCGACACCGATCTGTACGGGGCCAACGCGCAGTGGCAGGTCAATGACGATTTCACCCTCACTGCCGACGTGTATCGGTCGACCTCAAAGCGCTACTCGGGCGGCCAGGATTCCTATGTGGTCCTGCGCATGAACCAGCCCAACACCGCCCGCATCGACCTGAGCGGCGCCGCGATGCCCAATGTTCGGGTGGACTTCGACGATGGCCGCTCGCTGGCCGATGGCTTCGGGACCGGCACCTTTGGCGCGTCCGATTTCAACACCCATTACATGGAACTGCGCGGCGACAACATCGTCGATGAAATCACCGGCGGTGCCCTCGGCGGCGAACTGTTCGTCGGCCGCTCGGTGTTCGATCGCCTGCGCTTCGGCGTCAATGTCACCGACCGCAAGAAGTCGCGCGATCTGATCAACAACACCCTCAACGGCGGCGCCGATTACTACTCGGGCGACAATGCCATCAACGTCGGCGACCTGGGCACTGGCGTGATCTCGCAGTCGTTGGCGCCGCCGAGCTTCATGAGCCGGGTCAACGCGGTCTTCCCGCGGTCGTTCATCGCTTTCGACGTCCCCAACTACCTCGGCCATCTGGCCCAGTACGACGGCCGGCCCCGCGCCGATGGCACGCCCTACGATTTCGCCAACGCAGCGCCGCAATGGAATCCGCTGGAGAGCTACCGCGTCTCGGAAAAGACCAATGCGTTCTACGTGCAGGCCGATTTCGCCGGTGAACGCTGGCGCGGCGATGTCGGCATGCGCGTGGTCAGAACCGACACGACTTCGCAGGCCTGGGACGCGAAGATCCTGCAGATCATCGAGAACGGCGCGTTCAACTACACCGCGGTCTACGACACGCCCAGCGTGATCGAGCAAAAGGGGGACTACACCTTCTACCTACCGTCGGCGAACTTCATCTGGAGCTTCACCGAAGACCTGCAGCTGCGCGTGGGCGCCGCCAAGACCATGGCCCGGCCGCCGGTCGACACGCTGGCGCCGACCAACACCACGGCCAGCGTGTCCTGGGGCGAGTTCACCCAGATCTACGGCGGCAACGTCGATCTGCAGCCCTACAGCGCCAAGCAGGGCGACCTGTCGCTGGAGTGGTACTTCACCGAGCGCTCGATCTTCAACGTCGCGGTGTTCTACAAGCGCATCAGCAACCAGATCACCACCAGTTGGGAACCGGGTCAGGACATCGGCGTCGGGCCGATCGTCGATGCTAATGGGGACCCGGTGAGCACCGGGCCGACGCTGTTCAACGTCATGCGCCCGATCAATGGCGACTATGCCAAGGTGCGCGGCATCGAGGCCGGGCTCCAGCACTTCTGGGACAACGGCTTCGGCTTCCGTGCGCAGTACACCCGCAACTGGGCGCGCAGCTGGGTCGGTGAGTTCGAGCGCCCGCTCGAAGGGATCGCGCCGTCGGTGTACTCGCTGGGCCTGATGTACGAAAAGGGGCCGTGGTCGATCGGCGCCACGGCCGACCACACCGACGGCTTCGTGACCGCGA
- a CDS encoding DUF3228 family protein, which produces MSIVLTPFARPRLFPRVPRGNTIQDTTPEAFEAHLNAQAPVAVLDGYAPFCKLHVHRNWTSTRCLTVPITEANRHLLRSAYEARNTAELPVLVRWFEGVTPPRAAYLVVILYSAEQLAKEGAPIDADWGVVGCLYTAEPAEIPMAPITMMRNALGVEAGGSGVPLDPEAYRRSVAFWERNANWRP; this is translated from the coding sequence ATGTCCATCGTTCTCACGCCCTTCGCCCGCCCCCGTCTGTTTCCCCGCGTCCCGCGCGGCAATACGATCCAGGACACGACGCCCGAGGCGTTTGAGGCGCATCTCAACGCGCAGGCGCCGGTCGCGGTGCTCGACGGCTATGCGCCGTTCTGCAAGCTGCATGTGCACCGCAACTGGACGTCGACGCGTTGCCTGACCGTGCCGATCACCGAGGCGAACCGGCATCTGCTGCGCTCGGCCTACGAGGCGCGCAATACCGCCGAGTTGCCGGTGCTGGTGCGCTGGTTCGAAGGCGTGACCCCGCCGCGTGCGGCGTATCTGGTGGTGATCCTCTACAGCGCCGAGCAACTGGCGAAAGAGGGCGCGCCGATCGATGCGGATTGGGGCGTGGTCGGCTGTCTGTATACGGCCGAGCCTGCGGAGATTCCGATGGCGCCGATCACGATGATGCGCAATGCGCTCGGGGTCGAGGCGGGCGGTTCGGGCGTGCCGCTGGACCCGGAGGCCTACCGGCGCAGCGTCGCGTTCTGGGAACGCAACGCCAACTGGCGCCCCTGA
- the metF gene encoding methylenetetrahydrofolate reductase [NAD(P)H] codes for MIPISFEFYPPKTDEQRQQLHRTAGKLAAYAPEYVSCTFGAGGSTLSHTPETVRRLKQDHGLEAAPHLSCVGGSREEIRELLKLYRAIGCTRIVALRGDLPSGMGQPGDLRHASDLVAFIRSEFGDRFRIEVGCYPEVHPQAEDARRDLAHFKAKIEAGADAAITQYFYNADAYFHFVDSARRAGVEVPIVPGIMPISNFSQLRRFSEACGAEIPRWMQRSMAAHGDDVAAVRALGADIVTRLCERLIAGGAPALHFYTLNLAKPTQTILSRLA; via the coding sequence ATGATCCCGATCAGCTTCGAGTTCTACCCGCCCAAGACCGACGAGCAACGCCAGCAGTTGCATCGGACGGCCGGGAAGCTCGCCGCATATGCGCCCGAGTACGTGTCCTGCACCTTCGGCGCCGGTGGCTCGACCCTGAGCCATACGCCCGAGACGGTGCGTCGGCTCAAGCAAGACCACGGGCTCGAGGCGGCCCCGCATCTGTCGTGCGTCGGCGGCAGCCGCGAGGAGATCCGCGAGCTGCTCAAGCTTTACCGCGCGATCGGCTGCACCCGCATCGTCGCACTGCGCGGCGACCTGCCCTCAGGCATGGGCCAGCCCGGCGATCTGCGTCATGCCTCGGACCTGGTCGCGTTCATCCGCAGCGAGTTCGGCGACCGCTTCCGCATCGAGGTCGGCTGCTACCCGGAAGTGCATCCGCAGGCCGAGGACGCCCGCCGCGACCTGGCGCACTTCAAGGCCAAGATCGAGGCGGGCGCCGATGCGGCGATCACCCAGTACTTCTACAACGCCGACGCCTACTTCCACTTCGTCGACAGCGCCCGCCGCGCCGGCGTCGAGGTCCCGATCGTGCCGGGCATCATGCCGATCTCCAACTTCAGCCAGCTACGTCGGTTCTCGGAGGCCTGCGGCGCGGAGATTCCGCGCTGGATGCAGCGCAGCATGGCGGCCCACGGCGACGACGTGGCGGCGGTCCGGGCACTGGGCGCCGACATTGTCACCCGCCTGTGCGAGCGGCTGATCGCCGGCGGCGCGCCGGCGCTGCATTTCTATACGCTCAACCTCGCCAAGCCGACCCAGACCATCCTCTCCCGGCTGGCCTGA
- a CDS encoding SIS domain-containing protein, with the protein MPSPDILGLPESDLAASGALWTAREIEQQPRMLLRTHALVAEMAEPLAAFIAPVSGDPTARVILTGAGTSAYIGECLAPWLDRQLAARVDAVPTTDLVSAPQLYLDPGRPLLLVSFGRSGNSPESVAAVELAEALVGEVRHLVVTCNADGALGRVAVRQSMTLLLPPETHDVSFAMTSSFSCMMLATLAALCGPHTLATRVPAIAAATEGVLQQARGLTQELALCGFERVVYLGSALFKGLAREAALKLGELSNGAIATCFESPMGFRHGPKTFVNARTLVVVFVSNDPLTRRYDLDLLDELRGDGVAARVIEVTAATPHGPARDAVCVAGLERAHDLDLLWPYVAVAQLFAFHASRALGVRPDSPNAQGTVNRVVQGVRLHSLP; encoded by the coding sequence ATGCCCAGCCCTGACATTCTCGGCCTGCCCGAATCCGACCTGGCCGCCAGCGGCGCGCTGTGGACTGCGCGCGAGATCGAGCAGCAGCCGCGCATGCTCCTGCGCACCCATGCGCTGGTCGCCGAGATGGCCGAGCCGCTCGCCGCCTTCATCGCGCCGGTGTCGGGCGACCCGACCGCGCGGGTGATCCTGACCGGTGCCGGCACCTCGGCCTACATCGGCGAATGCCTGGCGCCGTGGCTCGACCGCCAGCTCGCCGCGCGCGTCGATGCGGTGCCCACGACCGATCTGGTCAGCGCGCCGCAGCTGTACCTCGATCCGGGGCGTCCGCTGCTGCTGGTCTCGTTCGGGCGTTCGGGCAACAGCCCCGAGAGCGTCGCGGCGGTGGAATTGGCCGAGGCGCTGGTCGGCGAGGTGCGCCATCTGGTGGTGACCTGCAACGCCGATGGCGCGCTGGGCCGGGTCGCGGTGCGGCAGTCGATGACCCTGCTGCTGCCGCCCGAAACCCACGATGTGAGCTTCGCGATGACCTCGAGCTTCAGTTGCATGATGCTCGCGACGCTGGCCGCGCTGTGCGGGCCGCACACACTGGCGACGCGCGTGCCCGCGATCGCCGCCGCCACCGAGGGCGTACTGCAGCAGGCGCGCGGACTGACCCAGGAGCTGGCGCTGTGCGGGTTCGAGCGTGTGGTCTACCTGGGCAGCGCGCTGTTCAAAGGCCTGGCGCGCGAGGCCGCGCTCAAGCTGGGCGAACTGAGCAACGGCGCCATCGCAACCTGCTTCGAATCGCCGATGGGCTTCCGCCACGGCCCCAAGACCTTCGTCAATGCGCGCACGCTGGTGGTAGTGTTCGTGTCCAACGACCCGCTGACCCGGCGCTACGATCTCGACCTGCTCGACGAACTGCGCGGCGACGGCGTGGCCGCACGCGTGATCGAAGTCACCGCCGCCACGCCGCATGGGCCAGCGCGCGATGCGGTGTGCGTGGCCGGACTCGAACGTGCGCACGATCTCGACCTGCTATGGCCCTATGTCGCCGTGGCGCAGCTGTTCGCCTTCCACGCCTCGCGAGCGCTGGGCGTGCGGCCCGACAGCCCGAACGCACAGGGCACGGTGAACCGGGTCGTCCAGGGCGTGCGCCTGCATTCGCTGCCGTAA